A single region of the Nocardioides aquaticus genome encodes:
- a CDS encoding substrate-binding domain-containing protein, with protein MSLRSAHKLGTGLVAGVAVLSLAACTGNTAADDGGTQAGGTSEAEQGSNDEAGDTVVIGFSAPAADHGWMASITESAREAADAYEDVDLRIAEGTNDVNLQISQVETFINDGVDAIVLLPFDGAAMTPVALQAMEAGIPVINVDREFEDPNAARVTVLGDNYGMGVSAGSYICSELGDNPDAVVAEIAGIDSLPLTQDRSQGFEDALGECGLDVDNRVPADFTPEGGERAASNLLQAAPQIDAVWNHDDDQGVGVLAAFENAGRDEFFMVGGAGSANAMRSIQADDSVLKATVVYPSTQGADGIMMARLLVQQKALGDLVEVEVPREVQLYAPVVTADNVEQFIDTAFES; from the coding sequence ATGTCCCTGCGGTCCGCCCACAAGCTCGGCACCGGCCTCGTCGCCGGCGTCGCCGTGCTCTCCCTCGCCGCCTGCACCGGCAACACCGCCGCCGACGACGGCGGCACCCAGGCCGGCGGCACGTCCGAGGCCGAGCAGGGCTCGAACGACGAGGCCGGCGACACCGTCGTCATCGGCTTCTCGGCCCCCGCCGCCGACCACGGCTGGATGGCCTCAATCACCGAGTCGGCCCGGGAGGCCGCCGACGCCTACGAGGACGTCGACCTGCGCATCGCCGAGGGCACCAACGACGTGAACCTGCAGATCAGCCAGGTGGAGACCTTCATCAACGACGGCGTCGACGCGATCGTGCTGCTGCCCTTCGACGGTGCCGCGATGACTCCGGTCGCGCTGCAGGCCATGGAGGCCGGCATCCCGGTCATCAACGTCGACCGCGAGTTCGAGGACCCGAACGCCGCCCGCGTCACCGTCCTCGGCGACAACTACGGCATGGGGGTCTCGGCCGGCTCCTACATCTGCTCCGAGCTGGGCGACAACCCCGACGCCGTGGTCGCCGAGATCGCCGGCATCGACTCGCTGCCGCTGACCCAGGACCGCAGCCAGGGCTTCGAGGACGCGCTCGGCGAGTGCGGTCTCGACGTCGACAACCGCGTCCCCGCCGACTTCACCCCCGAGGGCGGCGAGCGCGCCGCCTCCAACCTGCTCCAGGCCGCGCCCCAGATCGACGCCGTGTGGAACCACGACGACGACCAGGGCGTCGGCGTCCTGGCCGCGTTCGAGAACGCCGGTCGCGACGAGTTCTTCATGGTCGGTGGCGCCGGCTCGGCCAACGCGATGCGTTCCATCCAGGCCGACGACAGCGTCCTGAAGGCCACCGTCGTCTACCCCTCCACCCAGGGCGCCGACGGCATCATGATGGCTCGCCTGCTCGTCCAGCAGAAGGCCCTCGGCGACCTGGTCGAGGTCGAGGTGCCCCGCGAGGTGCAGCTCTACGCCCCGGTCGTGACCGCGGACAACGTCGAGCAGTTCATCGACACCGCCTTCGAGTCCTGA
- a CDS encoding ABC transporter permease, translating to MSDDTEVSPGRGLPATAVPVSPTDPTTGGPGGERPARGRLGGLGGSGLVRNLGLVLALVILCVVGLVTTGERFGSTANLLTILRLAAVTGVISIGMTFVITGGGIDLSVGAVMALSSVWCTTLATQTMARDTHWIVMVGAALAVGAACGLISGLLVSYGKVVPFIATLAMLASARGLAEIISQRRTQIVDVPGFTDFFGAEVVGVPVIVIMFALVAAIGWVVFNRTTFGRRTLAVGGNPEAARLAGINVQRHTVLLYVQLGVLCGVAALMIISRTSTGTSTHGTLIELDVIAAVVIGGTLLAGGRGTIVGTVIGVLIFTTLTNVFTLNNRSTSEQALLKGVIIVAAVLLQQRFAARSKSP from the coding sequence ATGAGCGACGACACCGAGGTGAGCCCGGGCCGCGGCCTGCCGGCCACCGCCGTGCCCGTCTCGCCGACCGACCCCACCACCGGTGGCCCAGGCGGTGAGCGGCCCGCGCGCGGGCGCCTCGGCGGGCTGGGCGGGTCCGGGCTGGTGCGCAACCTCGGTCTCGTCCTGGCCCTGGTCATCCTGTGCGTGGTCGGCCTGGTCACCACCGGCGAGCGGTTCGGCTCGACCGCCAACCTGCTCACCATCCTGCGGCTCGCCGCGGTGACCGGGGTGATCAGCATCGGGATGACCTTCGTGATCACCGGCGGCGGCATCGACCTGTCCGTCGGCGCGGTCATGGCCCTGTCGTCGGTCTGGTGCACGACCCTGGCCACCCAGACGATGGCCCGCGACACGCACTGGATCGTGATGGTGGGCGCGGCCCTGGCCGTCGGCGCCGCCTGCGGGTTGATCAGCGGGCTGCTCGTCTCCTACGGCAAGGTCGTGCCGTTCATCGCCACCCTGGCGATGCTGGCCAGCGCCCGCGGGCTGGCCGAGATCATCTCCCAGCGGCGAACCCAGATCGTCGACGTACCGGGCTTCACCGACTTCTTCGGTGCCGAGGTCGTGGGCGTCCCGGTCATCGTGATCATGTTCGCCCTGGTCGCCGCCATCGGCTGGGTGGTCTTCAACCGGACCACCTTCGGGCGCCGCACCCTCGCCGTCGGGGGCAACCCCGAGGCCGCCCGGCTGGCCGGGATCAACGTCCAGCGCCACACCGTCCTGCTCTACGTGCAGCTCGGGGTGCTCTGCGGCGTCGCCGCGCTGATGATCATCTCCCGCACCTCCACCGGCACCTCCACCCACGGCACGCTGATCGAGCTCGACGTGATCGCCGCGGTCGTCATCGGCGGCACCCTGCTCGCCGGTGGTCGCGGCACCATCGTCGGCACCGTCATCGGCGTGCTGATCTTCACCACGCTGACCAACGTCTTCACGCTCAACAACCGCTCCACCTCCGAGCAGGCGCTGCTCAAGGGGGTCATCATCGTCGCCGCCGTGCTGCTCCAGCAGCGCTTCGCCGCTCGCAGCAAGAGCCCCTAG
- a CDS encoding sugar ABC transporter ATP-binding protein, which translates to MAATPEGAPLLQMSGIVKEFPGVRALDGVDLDVRAGEVHCLLGQNGAGKSTLIKVLSASYRPDAGTIAIDGAETTLSTPAVAMKHGISTIYQELDLVADLSVAENIFLGHELSRGGFSQRQRAHRTTRELLTRLGHAHVSPTRAVGTLSPAEQQIVSMARALSHDTRLLILDEPSAVLDQDGVANLFRVIRGLTAEGVAVVYISHRLEEIREIGDRITVLKDGATVATGLDAATTPTADLIKLMTGRSIEYVFPPRSSTPRSRTDPVLEVRGLALAGVFSGVDLTVHAGEIVGLAGLVGAGRSEIIETLYGARRASAGTVTVDGRKLRRGSVPAAVKAGVGLCPEERKSQGLLLDQAVYRNITVSVMGRFARLGLLDERAERRTATELTTSLDVRPAGVDRAVRTLSGGNQQKIVLARWLLRECRVLLLDEPTRGVDVGARSEIYALVRRLADSGVAVVVVSSEVEEVLGLADRVLVVREGAVVHESAADEIDESRVLDLVMEGAPA; encoded by the coding sequence ATGGCCGCCACTCCCGAGGGCGCACCGCTGCTGCAGATGAGCGGCATCGTCAAGGAGTTCCCCGGTGTCCGCGCCCTCGACGGCGTCGACCTCGACGTCCGCGCCGGTGAGGTGCACTGCCTGCTCGGCCAGAACGGTGCCGGGAAGTCGACGCTGATCAAGGTCCTGTCGGCCTCGTACCGCCCCGACGCCGGGACGATCGCCATCGACGGCGCCGAGACCACGCTCAGCACGCCGGCCGTGGCGATGAAGCACGGCATCTCCACGATCTACCAGGAGCTCGACCTCGTCGCCGACCTCAGCGTCGCCGAGAACATCTTCCTGGGCCACGAGCTCAGCCGCGGCGGGTTCTCCCAGCGCCAGCGGGCGCACCGGACCACCCGCGAGCTCCTCACCCGCCTCGGCCACGCCCACGTCTCGCCCACCCGCGCGGTCGGCACGCTCTCGCCGGCCGAGCAGCAGATCGTCAGCATGGCCCGCGCGCTGTCCCACGACACCCGCCTGCTGATCCTCGACGAGCCCTCCGCGGTGCTCGACCAGGACGGCGTCGCCAACCTGTTCCGGGTGATCCGCGGCCTCACCGCCGAGGGCGTCGCGGTCGTCTACATCTCCCACCGCCTCGAGGAGATCCGCGAGATCGGCGACCGGATCACCGTCCTCAAGGACGGCGCGACCGTGGCCACCGGCCTCGACGCCGCGACCACCCCCACCGCGGACCTCATCAAGCTGATGACCGGTCGCTCCATCGAGTACGTCTTCCCGCCCCGCAGCAGCACGCCCCGCTCGCGCACCGACCCGGTGCTCGAGGTCCGCGGCCTCGCCCTGGCCGGCGTCTTCTCCGGAGTCGACCTCACCGTCCACGCCGGCGAGATCGTCGGGCTGGCCGGCCTGGTCGGTGCCGGGCGCTCCGAGATCATCGAGACCCTGTACGGCGCCCGCCGCGCGTCCGCGGGCACCGTCACCGTCGACGGCAGGAAGCTGCGCCGCGGCTCCGTGCCCGCGGCGGTCAAGGCCGGCGTCGGGCTCTGCCCCGAGGAGCGCAAGAGCCAGGGCCTGCTGCTCGACCAGGCCGTGTACCGCAACATCACCGTGTCGGTGATGGGCCGCTTCGCGCGGCTGGGCCTCCTCGACGAGCGGGCCGAGCGGCGTACCGCCACCGAGCTCACCACCTCCCTCGACGTCCGCCCCGCCGGCGTCGACCGCGCGGTCCGCACCCTGTCCGGCGGCAACCAGCAGAAGATCGTGCTGGCCCGGTGGCTGCTGCGCGAGTGCCGGGTGCTGCTGCTCGACGAGCCCACCCGTGGCGTCGACGTCGGCGCCCGCAGCGAGATCTACGCCCTCGTCCGCCGCCTCGCCGACTCCGGCGTCGCCGTGGTCGTGGTGTCCAGCGAGGTCGAGGAGGTGCTCGGGCTCGCCGACCGGGTGCTGGTGGTCCGAGAAGGCGCCGTGGTCCACGAGTCCGCGGCCGACGAGATCGACGAGTCGAGGGTCCTGGACCTCGTCATGGAAGGAGCACCCGCATGA
- a CDS encoding ROK family transcriptional regulator yields the protein MTEDGQDAQDEGRPRHPLTGRAESTIQARLLTRLRDDGPLSRTQLADSLEVSRTTIAVEVGRLGELGLVHEVGPAASRGGRRSTIVDLHPDLVFVGISIGATGMTVGLTDGRLAVRAQRSCASDVREGPEGVLECAVALARELLAEIGVERPVGAGIGVPGPVDFDRGISVSPPIMPGWDGYPVRDVVSRALGCPALLDNDVNVLAAGELHAGVARSSRDFLFVKIGTGIGCGLVVDGRVYRGVDGCAGDIGHIRVEETGPTCACGNAGCLEAFAGGAAVARDATTAARSGRSPGLATLLAERGVLTAADVGQAATHGDAVALELVRESGRRVGQVLASLVSFVNPGLIVIGGGLTGVGHSLLAEIRSVTYRRSLPLATGNLPIVLSELGDEGGVIGAARLISSSVYAAG from the coding sequence GTGACCGAGGACGGGCAGGACGCGCAGGACGAGGGGCGGCCGCGACACCCGCTGACGGGCCGGGCCGAGAGCACCATCCAGGCGCGGCTGCTGACGCGGCTGCGCGACGACGGTCCGCTCTCGCGCACCCAGCTCGCCGACTCCCTCGAGGTCTCGCGGACCACGATCGCGGTCGAGGTCGGCCGGCTCGGCGAGCTCGGACTGGTGCACGAGGTGGGGCCTGCGGCCTCGCGCGGCGGCCGCCGCTCCACCATCGTCGACCTGCACCCCGACCTCGTCTTCGTCGGCATCTCGATCGGGGCCACCGGGATGACGGTCGGGCTGACGGACGGCCGGCTGGCCGTGCGCGCGCAGCGCTCCTGCGCCTCCGACGTGCGCGAGGGCCCCGAGGGCGTCCTGGAGTGCGCGGTCGCCCTGGCCCGGGAGCTGCTGGCCGAGATCGGCGTCGAGCGACCCGTCGGCGCCGGGATCGGCGTGCCGGGTCCGGTCGACTTCGACCGCGGGATCTCGGTGTCGCCGCCGATCATGCCGGGCTGGGACGGCTACCCGGTGCGCGACGTCGTCAGTCGCGCCCTCGGCTGTCCGGCGCTGCTCGACAACGACGTGAACGTGCTCGCCGCCGGGGAGCTGCACGCCGGGGTCGCCCGCAGCTCGCGGGACTTCCTGTTCGTCAAGATCGGTACGGGCATCGGCTGCGGGCTGGTCGTCGACGGCCGGGTCTACCGCGGGGTCGACGGCTGCGCCGGCGACATCGGCCACATCCGCGTCGAGGAGACCGGTCCCACCTGCGCCTGTGGCAACGCCGGCTGCCTGGAGGCCTTCGCCGGGGGAGCGGCCGTGGCCCGCGACGCCACCACGGCCGCCCGGTCCGGGCGCTCACCGGGCCTCGCGACGCTGCTCGCCGAGCGCGGGGTGCTCACCGCCGCCGACGTCGGCCAGGCCGCCACCCACGGCGACGCGGTCGCCCTCGAGCTGGTCCGCGAGAGCGGCCGGCGGGTCGGGCAGGTGCTGGCCAGCCTGGTCTCCTTCGTCAACCCCGGCCTGATCGTGATCGGCGGCGGGCTCACCGGCGTCGGGCACTCCCTGCTCGCCGAGATCCGCAGCGTCACCTACCGCCGCTCCCTGCCGCTGGCCACCGGCAACCTGCCGATCGTGCTCAGCGAGCTCGGCGACGAGGGCGGCGTGATCGGCGCTGCGCGGCTAATCAGCAGCTCGGTGTACGCCGCGGGCTGA
- a CDS encoding VanZ family protein: MFHRHPFLSLVTFAYLGFVAWLTLTPDLAERDEWGLVLRVVDRLQRYEELSWLTYDRAEALANVALFVPVGLFFLLLVGTRFWWVAFGLGIAMTLAIETAQRSIPGRVPDPRDLLTNTAGTVIGVVVGVVLTAPATLRRARRRRDAPVRGSRP; the protein is encoded by the coding sequence GTGTTCCACCGCCACCCGTTCCTGTCCCTGGTCACCTTCGCCTACCTCGGCTTCGTGGCCTGGCTGACGCTGACCCCCGACCTCGCCGAGCGCGACGAGTGGGGCCTGGTGCTGCGGGTGGTCGACCGGCTGCAGCGCTACGAGGAGCTGTCCTGGCTGACCTACGACCGCGCCGAGGCGCTGGCCAACGTGGCGCTGTTCGTGCCGGTCGGGCTGTTCTTCCTGCTGCTGGTCGGCACCCGGTTCTGGTGGGTCGCGTTCGGGCTCGGGATCGCGATGACGCTGGCGATCGAGACCGCCCAGCGCTCCATCCCCGGCCGGGTGCCGGACCCGCGCGACCTGCTCACCAACACCGCGGGGACCGTCATCGGCGTCGTGGTCGGGGTGGTGCTGACGGCCCCGGCGACCCTCCGTCGGGCGCGCCGCCGGCGGGACGCGCCCGTGCGAGGATCGCGGCCGTGA
- a CDS encoding alpha/beta fold hydrolase: MTATTRLLALPDGRDLEVLDGGDPDGRVLVLHGGQPSAAVRSPLLDGAAREAGLRLLTTSRPGYGASSPRPGAYRVRDDVDDVEALLDDVGAEEFVTLGWSGGGPRALACAALLPDRCRAATSLAGVAPHDAAGLDWSAGMAPENVAEFGAAEQGPEAYESYLVAELLPVLRTGTDDLAAALGGLVPPVDRQAMVDGMAPWMAETFSRAGAQGVRGMRDDGLAIVAPWGFDLARITVPTAVWQGTEDAMVPVAHGRWLAEHVPGTTAHLLDGEGHLSLVTRVGEMLAELKELAGW; this comes from the coding sequence GTGACCGCGACCACCCGCCTGCTCGCCCTCCCCGACGGCCGCGACCTCGAGGTCCTCGACGGCGGCGACCCCGACGGACGGGTGCTGGTGCTGCACGGCGGCCAGCCGTCGGCGGCCGTACGCTCCCCGCTGCTCGACGGCGCCGCGCGCGAGGCGGGCCTGCGGCTGCTGACCACGTCGAGGCCGGGGTACGGCGCCTCGTCGCCGCGCCCGGGCGCCTACCGCGTCCGCGACGACGTCGACGACGTCGAGGCGCTGCTCGACGACGTCGGGGCCGAGGAGTTCGTGACCCTGGGCTGGTCCGGCGGCGGCCCACGGGCGCTGGCCTGCGCCGCCCTGCTGCCCGACCGCTGCCGAGCGGCGACGTCGCTGGCCGGGGTGGCGCCGCACGACGCGGCCGGGCTGGACTGGTCGGCCGGGATGGCGCCCGAGAACGTGGCCGAGTTCGGCGCCGCCGAGCAGGGGCCGGAGGCGTACGAGTCCTACCTGGTCGCCGAGCTCCTGCCGGTGCTCCGGACCGGCACCGACGACCTCGCGGCCGCGCTGGGCGGACTGGTGCCCCCTGTCGACCGGCAGGCGATGGTCGACGGGATGGCGCCCTGGATGGCCGAGACGTTCAGTCGGGCCGGCGCGCAGGGCGTGCGGGGCATGCGTGACGACGGGCTGGCGATCGTCGCGCCCTGGGGCTTCGACCTGGCCCGGATCACGGTCCCGACCGCGGTCTGGCAGGGCACGGAGGACGCGATGGTCCCGGTTGCCCACGGCCGGTGGCTGGCCGAGCACGTCCCCGGCACCACCGCGCACCTGCTCGACGGCGAGGGCCACCTCAGCCTGGTGACCCGGGTCGGGGAGATGCTGGCCGAGCTGAAGGAGCTGGCCGGCTGGTGA
- the hflX gene encoding GTPase HflX, translating into MTHAHDFTLDAELDATTTWDDQDGDFESGYADDTDAPAVPKADRSRPGYSTGDLDLVERHELRRVASLRTELEDISEVEYRQLRLERVVLVGVWTGGRVEDAENSMAELALLAETAGSEVLEAIYQRRQNPDPATYIGRGKVEGLAEIVLATGADTVVCDGDLAPSQLRNLEDKLKVKVVDRTALILDIFSQHAKSREGKAQVELAQLSYMKQRLRGWGGNLSRQAGGRVAAGAGIGSRGPGETKIETDRRRINTKIAKLRRELADMRGTRDTKRSQRSDRQVPAVVIAGYTNAGKSSLLNRLTDAGVLVEDALFATLDPTTRKTTTTDGRVYTMSDTVGFVRHLPHQLVEAFRSTLEEVADADLVLHVVDGSHPDPEGQLTAVREVFAEIDADKVPELVVINKADLADPMVLARLLQREPHAVVVSAHTGEGVDAVRAAVEAELPHPTEPFEVLLPYERGDLLNKIHQNGEIDELEHTADGTLLRGRAHGGLAGELAEYAVTTAG; encoded by the coding sequence ATGACCCACGCTCACGACTTCACCCTCGACGCCGAGCTCGACGCCACCACGACCTGGGACGACCAGGACGGGGACTTCGAGTCGGGGTACGCCGACGACACCGATGCTCCCGCCGTCCCGAAGGCGGACCGGAGCAGGCCCGGGTACTCCACCGGGGACCTCGACCTGGTCGAGCGCCACGAGCTGCGCCGGGTCGCCAGCCTGCGCACCGAGCTCGAGGACATCTCCGAGGTCGAGTACCGCCAGCTGCGCCTGGAGCGCGTCGTGCTGGTCGGGGTGTGGACCGGGGGACGTGTCGAGGACGCCGAGAACTCAATGGCCGAGCTCGCGCTGCTGGCCGAGACGGCCGGCTCCGAGGTGCTCGAGGCGATCTACCAGCGCCGGCAGAACCCCGACCCCGCGACCTACATCGGGCGCGGCAAGGTCGAGGGCCTGGCCGAGATCGTCCTGGCGACCGGGGCGGACACCGTGGTGTGCGACGGCGACCTGGCGCCCAGCCAGCTGCGCAACCTGGAGGACAAGCTCAAGGTCAAGGTCGTCGACCGGACCGCGCTGATCCTCGACATCTTCAGCCAGCACGCCAAGAGCCGCGAGGGCAAGGCCCAGGTCGAGCTGGCGCAGCTGAGCTACATGAAGCAGCGCCTGCGCGGCTGGGGTGGCAACCTGTCCCGCCAGGCCGGTGGCCGCGTCGCCGCCGGTGCGGGGATCGGCAGCCGTGGTCCCGGTGAGACCAAGATCGAGACCGACCGGCGTCGGATCAACACCAAGATCGCCAAGCTGCGCCGCGAGCTCGCCGACATGCGCGGCACCCGCGACACCAAGCGTTCCCAGCGCAGCGACCGGCAGGTGCCGGCCGTGGTCATCGCCGGCTACACCAACGCCGGCAAGTCGTCGCTGCTGAACCGGCTCACCGACGCCGGGGTCCTGGTCGAGGACGCGCTGTTCGCGACCCTGGACCCGACCACCCGCAAGACGACCACGACCGACGGTCGCGTCTACACGATGAGCGACACGGTCGGCTTCGTGCGGCACCTGCCCCACCAGCTCGTCGAGGCCTTCCGCTCGACGCTGGAGGAGGTGGCCGACGCCGACCTCGTGCTGCACGTCGTCGACGGCTCCCACCCCGACCCCGAGGGCCAGCTCACCGCGGTCCGCGAGGTCTTCGCCGAGATCGACGCCGACAAGGTGCCCGAGCTGGTCGTCATCAACAAGGCCGACCTGGCCGACCCGATGGTCCTGGCCCGGCTGCTGCAGCGCGAGCCGCACGCCGTCGTGGTCAGCGCCCACACCGGGGAGGGCGTCGACGCGGTCCGCGCGGCCGTCGAGGCCGAGCTGCCGCACCCGACCGAGCCGTTCGAGGTCCTGCTGCCGTACGAGCGCGGCGACCTGCTCAACAAGATCCACCAGAACGGCGAGATCGACGAGCTCGAGCACACCGCCGACGGCACCCTGCTGCGTGGGCGCGCGCACGGCGGGCTGGCCGGCGAGCTGGCGGAGTACGCGGTCACCACCGCGGGGTAG
- a CDS encoding SigE family RNA polymerase sigma factor produces the protein MREQGRESFEQWARTRQQALVRTAYLVTGDFHRAEDLVQEALVTVATRWDVLRDGNPDAWVRTVVYRGNVSWWRKHRREVTRAETPERPGTGGARTPDAQASAMVRGGLAEALLLLTQKQRAVLLLRFAEDLSVAEAADVLGVSTGTVKKQTSVALARLREVAPELRDLLEEVR, from the coding sequence GTGAGGGAGCAGGGACGTGAGTCCTTCGAGCAGTGGGCCCGCACCCGCCAGCAGGCGCTGGTGCGCACGGCGTACCTCGTCACCGGCGACTTCCACCGCGCCGAGGACCTCGTGCAGGAGGCCCTCGTCACCGTGGCGACACGGTGGGACGTCCTGCGCGACGGCAACCCGGACGCCTGGGTCCGCACGGTCGTCTACCGCGGCAACGTCTCGTGGTGGCGCAAGCACCGCCGCGAGGTGACCCGGGCCGAGACGCCGGAGCGCCCGGGGACCGGCGGCGCCCGTACGCCGGACGCGCAGGCCTCGGCCATGGTCCGCGGCGGGCTCGCCGAGGCGCTCCTGCTGCTGACGCAGAAGCAGCGTGCAGTGCTGCTGCTGCGCTTCGCGGAGGACCTGTCGGTGGCCGAGGCCGCCGACGTGCTCGGCGTCAGCACCGGCACCGTGAAGAAGCAGACCTCGGTCGCGCTGGCGCGACTGCGCGAGGTCGCCCCCGAGCTGCGCGACCTGCTGGAGGAGGTTCGATGA
- a CDS encoding nucleoside/nucleotide kinase family protein: MTAPPVVRLSPDGSELENLLPPAVRLLGVSGSPGAGKSTLAAALATRLGGRVVPMDGFHYADVELRRRGLLARKGAPETFDAEGYAALLGRVRARRAGEAPVVAPSFERDLEQPLAGAVAVPDEARQETGMVVTEGNYLLLDEPRWAAVRTGLDAVWHVVVDEPLRRARLLARHEAYGKSAADAAAWVAAVDDPNAALVEAVRDRADLVLDLTAWSPAGRSGLS, translated from the coding sequence GTGACCGCACCCCCCGTCGTACGCCTCTCCCCCGACGGCAGCGAGCTCGAGAACCTGCTGCCGCCCGCGGTGCGCCTGCTCGGCGTCAGCGGGTCGCCCGGCGCCGGCAAGTCGACCCTCGCCGCGGCGCTGGCGACGCGGCTCGGTGGGCGGGTGGTGCCGATGGACGGGTTCCACTACGCCGACGTCGAGCTGCGCCGCCGCGGCCTGCTGGCGCGCAAGGGGGCGCCGGAGACCTTCGACGCCGAGGGGTACGCCGCCCTGCTCGGCCGCGTCCGGGCGCGTCGGGCCGGCGAGGCGCCGGTGGTCGCGCCGTCCTTCGAGCGCGACCTCGAGCAGCCGCTCGCCGGGGCGGTCGCGGTGCCGGACGAGGCGCGCCAGGAGACCGGGATGGTGGTCACCGAGGGCAACTACCTGCTGCTCGACGAGCCCCGCTGGGCCGCCGTACGGACCGGGCTCGACGCGGTCTGGCACGTGGTCGTGGACGAGCCGCTGCGGCGGGCGAGGCTGCTGGCGCGGCACGAGGCGTACGGGAAGTCGGCGGCCGACGCGGCGGCCTGGGTGGCCGCGGTCGACGACCCCAACGCCGCCCTCGTCGAGGCGGTACGCGACCGGGCGGACCTGGTCCTCGACCTGACCGCGTGGAGTCCCGCCGGCAGGAGCGGTCTCTCCTGA
- a CDS encoding flotillin family protein, which translates to MLIAVGGLVVLLVLLVLLVTSRYKVAGPNQAYIVTGRKGKAVLNPETGALTTDLSGQKVILGGGTFVIPFVQKLATLDLSSRRISVQIRGAVSGQGIKLNVEGVAIVKVGGNADQIRLAAQRFLSQQAEVEAFTQEVLAGALRSIVGGLTVEQIIRDRAAFAQRVADESENSLTGQGLILDTFQIQDVTDDGSYLADLGRPEAARIGQTASIAEANARQAAEQARIVAEEQIAVSQRALALKQAEIKAETDAASAQAAAAGPLAQADRDQAILTEQEKVAVRQAALTERKLETEVRKPADADRYRVEQDAEAKRSAEIAAADARKASTIAAAEAKAQEARLSGEAEKARRAALAEAEAIEGAKRGEAEKARRTAEADATRAEGEAQAASTLAVGQAEAEAMDKRAEAFANYNDAAVLQMLIEVLPQIAREVAAPISAIDQLTIVSTDGAGALPKQVTSNVVETLNMLKTSTGLDLEALIAKSVGQAAEGVGLQVAPATPAAPRGDA; encoded by the coding sequence GTGCTCATCGCCGTAGGCGGCCTCGTCGTCCTGCTCGTCCTGCTCGTCCTGCTGGTCACCAGCCGCTACAAGGTGGCCGGGCCGAACCAGGCGTACATCGTCACCGGCCGCAAGGGCAAGGCCGTGCTCAACCCAGAGACCGGGGCGCTGACCACCGACCTGTCGGGGCAGAAGGTGATCCTCGGCGGCGGCACGTTCGTCATCCCGTTCGTGCAGAAGCTGGCCACGCTGGACCTCTCCAGCCGCCGGATCTCGGTGCAGATCCGCGGCGCGGTGTCCGGGCAGGGCATCAAGCTCAACGTCGAGGGCGTCGCGATCGTCAAGGTCGGCGGCAACGCCGACCAGATCCGGCTGGCCGCCCAGCGGTTCCTCTCGCAGCAGGCCGAGGTCGAGGCCTTCACCCAGGAGGTCCTCGCCGGTGCGCTCCGCTCGATCGTCGGCGGGCTGACCGTCGAGCAGATCATCCGCGATCGCGCGGCCTTCGCCCAGCGCGTGGCCGACGAGTCCGAGAACTCGCTGACCGGCCAGGGCCTGATCCTGGACACCTTCCAGATCCAGGACGTCACCGACGACGGCTCCTACCTCGCCGACCTCGGTCGCCCCGAGGCCGCCCGGATCGGGCAGACCGCCTCCATCGCCGAGGCGAACGCCCGGCAGGCCGCCGAGCAGGCCCGGATCGTGGCCGAGGAGCAGATCGCGGTCTCCCAGCGGGCGCTGGCGCTGAAGCAGGCCGAGATCAAGGCCGAGACCGACGCGGCCTCCGCCCAGGCCGCCGCCGCCGGGCCGCTGGCCCAGGCCGACCGCGACCAGGCGATCCTCACCGAGCAGGAGAAGGTCGCCGTGCGCCAGGCCGCGCTGACCGAGCGCAAGCTGGAGACCGAGGTCCGCAAGCCCGCCGACGCCGACCGCTACCGCGTCGAGCAGGACGCCGAGGCCAAGCGCTCCGCCGAGATCGCCGCCGCCGACGCCCGCAAGGCCTCCACCATCGCCGCGGCCGAGGCCAAGGCTCAGGAGGCGCGGCTCTCCGGTGAGGCCGAGAAGGCCCGTCGTGCCGCCCTGGCCGAGGCCGAGGCCATCGAGGGCGCCAAGCGCGGTGAGGCCGAGAAGGCCCGGCGTACGGCGGAGGCCGACGCGACCCGCGCCGAGGGCGAGGCCCAGGCGGCCTCCACGCTGGCCGTCGGCCAGGCCGAGGCCGAGGCCATGGACAAGCGCGCCGAGGCGTTCGCGAACTACAACGACGCGGCCGTGCTGCAGATGCTGATCGAGGTCCTCCCGCAGATCGCCCGCGAGGTCGCGGCGCCGATCTCGGCCATCGACCAGCTCACGATCGTCTCCACCGACGGCGCCGGCGCCCTGCCCAAGCAGGTCACCAGCAACGTGGTCGAGACGCTGAACATGCTCAAGACCTCGACCGGGCTCGACCTCGAGGCGCTGATCGCCAAGTCGGTCGGCCAGGCCGCCGAGGGCGTCGGCCTCCAGGTCGCGCCGGCCACGCCCGCGGCGCCGCGCGGCGACGCCTGA